ATGGCTGCCGCACGTAACAGAcccagacacagatacagatactcgtactggTAGATACAATAGTTTAAGCTCTCGGTTTGGCATTACGATTGgtccagccagccaaccagcgaACCAGCTCTCTGGCATCAACGTGTTCTGTTTTGCCGCTTTGACTTTTTgttaataacaatttaattgagaCGACGTTTTCAGTATTTTAATTATAGACAATATAAGCGCAATTATTAGTCATAAAACTAATGATAAAGCCAATAAAAAACGTACAATTTTACGATAGTCTGTCGCCTGTGCAATAAGTGGATCACGGCATGGGGCTAGCAGGCACCTCAAAAGCAAATGCTTCTCGTACCAATGATCGATGAGCTCCAACGATGCAGTCTCCCAAGAGGTACTACATAGATGCTCGAGACGtacaagagaaagagaatgcCCGCGAATAGTACAGACAACATTTCTTACGCTGATAAGGAAAGAAAACccttttgtatatttattcgTAGGCTAAATGATCGCATTCATTCTGTTGGAAAGGTCCAAACTATTTGCCTGATATTATTTCACAACCGCATGAAGGGATTTCCAATTTGCATTAACCTTTCCCCCATAACGGTCTGGTCATCGGACAGATATAACTTTTGATCGACCGATATTTGCAGTCAAAAGTCAAATTGTCTGACTAAAAAGTTGTGTACATTTCACACAGTTGACCATTTCTAATGCTTCACACAAACATCCGCCATGAGGGAGAGATGATTGAATCTCTCCCGTTCCAAAGCGTTCGCAAAGTGGTGCGAATGACGTGACATTGTGGGGCATGCATGgggaataaaatataaaaaacccTTCGTAAGTACCATCTTTGGGGATGAGCTCAACGTTTGCACTTGGTCTGATTGATCCAAGGTTAGTTttagtatttgtatttgttgttcataGAGAATTTCcacccacaaaaatgtttgcttagcGACACACATTCAAATTTCCCTTTCTACGGGATCACGCGGTGTAGACAACAATGTTGGGCCCTTTGGGGGTTTCTGGTAATATCCATAAAACCGATATTTATTGTAGAATGTTTGCCTAGCTACAGCGTCTGTAGCATCAGTCTGGTATAATGAGGGGTTTTAATTGCAGTCCAGGAAtattaaacaaacaatttgttagAGTGCAACTGTACTAAGAGCCGAAGTGATTACTGATTTGGCAGGAGGAGCCAAGACAACGACGGGTTCGAGTCTGATGATGCATGTACTGGGGGAAGTAAGTACGTCAAAACTTTCCCAGAAACTACAGACGCATCGGCACGTCCGCCAGTGATTAGAGAGGCCCCGTGgtaataaaatgttaaaatcTGGCAAAGTTCATGCCAACCAAACGAACACCCCACATAGATTATTCTATATTAGGTAGCTCCTCCTGAGCTGGAGAGATGTCAGCATCATCTGATGATGTAAAAGACAACAGTGTTGCCAAGAAAGTGCATTCAGCTGTGCAATCGACTGCTAATATTAAATGGATAAATGTACTTCCATGTGCACCTTTCAATTAACATTATTCTGCATCTAAACCGAATTTGATCTCTGAcatgcaatttatatttaaacaaacagCTGCACAGCAACTAGAACTACAATTAAGACTGCATGTTACCCTcgattaattattttatatcatttatagttttttttttgccgtcCTCATCCTTTGTTTTTCGAAGGTAAAATGTTTTCTGAATTGTCTCTAAAAGTAGTCACCTAATCCGAAGTTGCTTAAGTCATTCGATTAAGATTGAAATTGTCTATGTTTCGTTTGATAATATTACCCCCTTTGTGAATAATGCCAATGCCTGATATCGCTCGGACTGACTCACTTTTCTTCatctactactactactccCCCTCCTCTTCTTGGGTTTCTTCTCTTTGATTCGTTCTTTCGCTAATTGCGATTGTCGCATGTcggtttcgatttcgatttcgaatgtttggttgtttttttttcttcgatttaAAATTGAGCTTTTTGCCGCTGCTATCAGCATTGGGGAGGGAAGCAGGAGCTTCGGTTTGCCGTTAGGCACGTTATTGAAGCTCTGCCGCCGATAAGAGCTTATAAAATTCGCTTGCTGTGTGCGTAGAGGGGGAGTTGGGGATAAGCGGCGCATtcaaaattacacacaaatgtaGCAGTACGTGGCTAATACCAGTCGTTTCACCATTGCTgatgaaacaaaacaataattaaggTCTTTGTTAGCCTGCTCTCTGTCTTCGATCATAgacattcaatttgcattacaattttcaagatTTTCCAGATTCTGTGCGACTTCCTTAATCAATCGTTTACCTACTTTAGTCATTCAATCATTTAAAAGCTCGACCCCAAAACCTAACAGATCAGCAAACGATTAAGAGTATTCATACTATATTTATTACGACctcataataaatatataatatatatttcgGATCAAGTTCAAcagatccgtctgggacttaaCAATCATCTATAAATATACCACACAGCTGTACAGTgacaacacacaaagagatTTGTTCTAATCAACTGTCTTTATCAAACGATCTACCAAATATCATTAGAAATGGATAAGAATTGCTTCCTTATTGCTTCTTGTAAGCAGTGTCGAGTTCCTTGGGGAGAACACCGGGTTTTCTGTGTAAAAGGAGTAATGAGAGCTGCTTTGTTCTTTGTCTAATTCTTATCGCATCATAATGGAAACACTCCATGTTCTCTTATCAAATAAAGTCCAGTTTTCGGGTGACTAATTTGCTGACAAACAAACTACACGTGTTCCTACATATCTAAACATCTGATGTGGTACTaagctgcaaataaatactCGTGTAATTTTGAATGTAAATGAATTCATTgacaaccaaacaacaaatttcgGTTTAGTTCTGCAGAGCAATTGGATTTCTTCTATTGCGACCGGTTtatctttgctttttgtatcCAATATTGCTAGCATTTTATTTCCATCCGAAATAATATACACATGtttccacaaaacaaaacttattttgagcgaacaaaaacaattttagctataaataaacacaaattttgcGTAGTTCTACCAAAGTTTCAACCGTCCAACCCATGGGCGactaaaaaataatatttggatACACATTTAGGTGTGTGTGTCAATATGTGCGGGTATCtagaatatacataaattagaGACACATGCTTGTATGTGTTATTCTTCTCTCCAGCTAAGGGTATTATAATTTTAGCAATTCCCTTAGAAAGGCATACAACAAATAATCTAGTCCGCTTTATAGACAAATCAATCTTTTATTGTAATATTGATCTATTATCTCAGGAGCAGTTCAAGAGTCTATAGCTCTGTGGGACACTTCATTTTCTTTCAAAGATTACCTCCTCTGAGATAAAGAGTGAACATCAACGAAAAACATGAGGGTATATAGAGGCTTGTGTGTACTTCTACAGAaaaatatgtacgagtatatccataaatataaaatttaacaTGGAAGCGTGAAGTATTCGGTTCTCTTTCATTCCGGATCCGCTCTctcgatttatttatttatactttatttGGGGTGCTTTGGGGGCTCGTCGCCCGCTGGCCGCCAACATTGTGTTgggcaaattaattaagcaaattgAGTTGAATAGCCAACACGCTCAAATAAGTTGAAATACTATAAAATACACCACTGGTATGAATATGTagattagttttctttttgtttctgatTCATTTGAGAGCCCAGGTGCTTAACGATGATGCATCCATCCATAAACGTTGTTGCCTCTTATCAGCGCAGAAACACGACTACTTGGAAATCGAGTAACACATGGACATGTgtagataaatatgtacatatgtatgtacctatgtacatatatgtacatatgtatgtattttgctTCTTTCGTTTTATGAACGGCCATAAACCACACTAtttgtggcagcaggcagtgtGAGTGATCGAATGAATCCTTCAAAACCATTCGGAATCCGATATTTTCTAATCTGAGATTATGATTGCGGCGATGCCCCCACTCAAGTATAAacatcgccagcagcagcagcggcaagaacaacatttttgcaatacTAACGATGACGCAGCAACTCTACGAAAAAACTGAGCTCTAACGATGAcatggcagaaaaaaaacttacACCGGGGCCTGTTTTACTAGAGAGAGACTAGGGAGAGAGGCCAGCTAAAGAGTGTGAGAAATAGCGAGAAAGTTGTATGTGCGAAAAGATAGGACCGCGACCCAcagcatatttttgtttttgtcttttcgCAGTGTTCAGAACTGGTATTTTTGTGATAAAAAGACCAACCAGGTGATAAGAATGGTTCGTCTGGGGGCTTGTTGGTTTTTAGGTTTTTACTTAAACTTCTCTTACCCCAATGTGTCTGCTCTTATTTCGGTTGTGGGCCTCGAGGGAACGCCACTACACTACGGATTGATTCTGAACACGTGATTGATTTTGCTAAGATTCCAGGTGAGGAGCGACGGGTGGGCGTGGTGGGTGATCGATTCAACCAATTAACCGTCTGGGGAATCTTTAAACAGCAGTGCTAATTTGCGAAAAGTGTATTGAAAcagtaaatatttatccatCAATTTAGTAAGGcgaaaatacatattttgagTAATATCTTGCGTTTATCGCCCACTGTACGCAAACTTGTTGCGTGCATTAAAATAATACagaattttgattgtttttattaaagcAACTATTTACCGACTCtcctctttttcttcttcttctactTGTTGTTATTCGGTTTTCTCGTGTCGTGTATTTCTCGTTTTTCGTGTCGCTCTCTCGCGCTCAATCTTTCTGTCTATTTCAAAGCTCCCAGCGGAGAGTATCATCATTCAGAGCAGGTGTTTGCCACTTTTATAAAATATCATTGTCCGTTCATCTGTTCTTGTAAAAGGTCTTACTTAAGCTGAAAAAAAGCTAACTATGtgtcaaaaatataataaagttatcatttacatatgtacatatgtatgtacttacaaaTTTACATAGTTGTGGGAGTAATCGATTGGAAAGGGTACCTTTACTTCGGTGCTTgtatttttacatacatttttattctgttgtgttttccacacacgcactcacacactcacacctaTAACGATGTCCAAATTAAAGCCggctttttttctctttatttatttatttgtttatttgctgcctctgccactgtctctgcctctgtctgtctcgtTTGCTGTTGAATTTCTATCTTGTCTCTCTGCCTTGTCCGTGCCGCTAGCGTGTGCGCCAAGTCTGaatctccctctctgcccAATGGTCCGCGTAAGAGAGAAAATAAGAAATGCTATCCACGGTGGCCGATGGagttgatacccttgcagatcatTACATGatagctacatacatatgtcagcAATAGTGTCATTGTGCTGTCGTTATAGTTATATTTCTTCGATGTGGGTGTTTTCAACTTTATTGAAAACATAGATAACTGTTACCTAGCTCTTACGGATTGCTTCCCGTGCGTTATGCACGTTTTGTGTAGTGtctgaaagggtatccaaagtAAGAGAAGGCCTGCACACTGAAACGATATGCAAACACAGTTGAATTGATTTAGGCGTCGATTAACGCACACACATtgagactctctctctctctctctctgtttctctgtctctgtttgaGCCGCTCTCTGAGGAGCAGAGACAACATACGATGGtgtgacgacgacgatggcgtGTGCGGCGTTGGGGCTTTGCGATGGGGATCGAGCGCAGCGCTTTTTGTCGTCGTGTTTTCCACTAATCAGTTGCACTAAAATGGTGCGCAAGTCCGGTAGAGTTAAAATTTCTAGTCGCGATCGCGCTGCCCCCAGCGGTGGCAACATTCTGTTGCGTGGCAAGTCGGTGGACAGCGCAGCAGTGGCGttgccagcggcagcgtcgTTGACCAGAAGACGTCGACGCAGACGCgacagcagcgccagccacaCGGCCTCAAGTGAcggtgtgtttttgttggaattttaattgtttttgtttgttgctattgcgcgatttatttttttgcaatttttaacTATGATAGCCACACACTCCTCGCAGACAAGTGaacatgtacatgtgtatgagtgtgtaaatgtataattatttttgctttttgtatgGAAAGAAACTGGAAATCCATCGAATGGAAAACTGTGTAGAGGAATTTGCTTTGGCAGACGCAGAAGGGAAAAGTGATTCTAAAACTTTTACGGTACAGAGCAGAAGGGTTCAATGTGTTTCAAACTAAATATTGAAACTGCTGGTATGGCTCTGAAACTGTATTCAAATACTTTCTGTGCTGATGGTGACATTAAATCCGCTTTTAATTAGCAACAGTAATAGGCTTTGAAAGCACTAATGCATATTTCTGTAAATTTATGAGAATGGATGCCAAGCCTAAGCGTCTGTGGCGCTTACCCTTCGAAGCTCACTTTAGTAACTGTAAATCTTTGAAAGGTTTTAAGAGCACTATGTAAATTAATGGGACAGTTCAGTAGCTCTAAAAGCTAAGCAAGCGGGGTTTTAAGTATACTGTcagaattaaatataaattgatcTCAAATATCCCAAACTTAGTACTAACTTTCGACTGCCTTGATCTTTTCACAGAATCGGAAAGCCATATTATGCACGCGGATGCCCTGGCCTCTGGCTATCCACCGGCGTCGCAGCCCCACAGTCCCATCGGCCACGCCCTCAGTCCCAATGGCGTGGGGCTGGGcctgagcaacagcagcaaccagagcAGCGAGAACTTTGCGCTCTGCAATGGAAGCGGAAACGGGAATGGCGCCGGAAGCGGTAcccccagcaacaacaacaacgtgtACTCgcccaacaacaaccacagcggaggcggcagcagcagcggtggagCTGGAGTCGGTGGCGCCACcagtcagcagcaacagctccaggggcagcagcagcaagcgcaaTCTCCGACGGTGTGTGCCATCTGCGGAGATCGAGCGACGGGCAAGCACTACGGAGCCTCCAGCTGCGACGGCTGCAAGGGATTCTTCAGGCGGAGCGTGCGCAAGAACCACCAGTACACATGCAGATTCTCGCGGAACTGCGTGGTGGACAAGGACAAGAGGAATCAGTGCCGGTACTGCCGCCTGAGGAAGTGCTTCAAGGCGGGCATGAAGAAGGAGGCGGTGCAAAACGAGCGGGATAGGATCAGCTGCCGTCGCACCTCCAACGATGACCCGGATCCGGGCAATGGGCTCTCTGTGATTTCGCTGGTGAAGGCAGAGAACGAGTCGCGGCAGTCGAAGGCGGGCGCCGCCATGGAGCCGAACATCAATGAGGATCTCTCGACCAAGCAGTTTGCCAGCATCAACGATGTCTGCGAGTCGATGAAGCAACAGCTGCTCACCCTCGTGGAGTGGGCCAAGCAGATACCAGCCTTTaatgagctgcagctggacgaTCAGGTGGCCCTGCTGCGTGCGCATGCCGGTGAGCACCTGCTCCTGGGTCTCTCACGGCGATCGATGCACCTGAAGGACGTCCTGTTGCTGAGCAACAACTGCGTCATCACCAGGCACTGTCCAGGTACTCACACCCCACACCCTCTTGCTTGCATTCTAGCCATTACTTACGCCTCTCTCTTTATGCTTTGCAGATCCTGGAGTGTCGCCCAATTTGGACATATCGCGGATTGGCGCCCGCATCATCGACGAACTGGTGACAGTAATGCGGGATATTGGCATCGACGACACGGAGTTCGCCTGCATCAAGGCGCTGGTCTTCTTCGATCCAAGTGAGTTGTAAAGAGTTCTCTTTGGAGTTGTGTTGGGTAACCGTTTCCCCTCTACTCTTCCTTCACAGATGCCAAGGGCCTGAATGAACCGCATCGCATCAAGTCGCTGCGCCACCAGATACTCAACAATCTCGAGGACTACATATCCGATCGGCAGTACGAGTCTCGCGGCCGTTTCGGTGAGATTTTGCTCATCTTGCCGGTCCTGCAGTCCATCACCTGGCAGATGATCGAGCAGATACAGTTCGCAAAGATCTTTGGCGTGGCCCACATCGATTCCCTGCTGCAGGAAATGCTGCTGGGTGGTACGTTAGATCTTCCCCAGACCGAAAACAGAAactaatttggttttttttctcgttttcacAGGAGAACTGGCGGACaacccgctgccgctgtcgccaCCCAATCAGTCCAACGACTATCAGAGCCCCACCCACGCCACCAATTTGGATGGCAGCCAAGTGAACTCCACGCTGGACACGCTGGCCTCGGCGACCATTGCCGCCTCGCAGGCCCTCGACCTGGACGTGCAGCACATACAGGCCCTTATCGAGGCCAACAATGATGATTCGTTCCGGGCCTATAGCGCCAacacggcagcagccgcagcctcatcctcctccacgCCCACAGCTGTCGCTCCGGCTTCCATCTCGCCGCCCTTGAACAGCCCCAagtcacaacaacaacaacagcagaatcAGCTGCAGAGCACGtctcatcagcagcagcagcagcaacagcagcaggacaggcCCTACATGGATGCAGCCGTCAAGCACTACAACGGCAGCCGATCGTCGGCATCCCTGCAGCCACACCACAGTCCCCAGCGCATGCATCCGTACCAAAGAACGGTCACGTCGCCGGTCGACGGGCTGGGCCTGCGCAATCCTGCTGACATTACGCTCAACGAGTACAATCGGAGCGAGGGCAGCAGCGCCGAGGAGCTGTTGCGGCGCACGCCGCTCAAGATCCGACCTCCCGAGCTGCTGACGGCACCGTCTGGCTATGGCATGGGTGAGTCTACTCGCAAATTGGAACTGAATCATGTAACTAACTTGTAACTTTTTTCACGGCTCATTGCAGAACCCTGTCGCATGACGCTGAAGCAGGAACCGGAAACGGGCTACTAAGCGGAAACGGTGCATAAAATCGCTTCTTATTACGATAAGACTCTACTGGTGCAATAGGCAGTATGCAATAGGAATTATTCCACCAACCCCCCCACATATACAGGCCCCCTCTTGCTGTACAACCCAATCCAAACCCCCCACCAAGTGCTAtacagaaatgaaatgaaatgaaaaacttaCTTAATTGTTGTTATGCCTTGAAACCTTTTTGATACTTTTTTGAATAGCTCTTAAGTAGGTAttttggaaattgttgctTAATTTGTAAACGTTTAACGCAGTTGCAATCTATTTTTGGAGTCAATATTTTGCTCAAGAACTTTATTACTATGATATACAACATATTAATTACACcctttaatatatgtatacacccACATCTAGCATGTACTGAATTTGTTGGTTATTTGGTTACGTTACCTTCTTTATCCTTGTGCGTGTGCAACGATCACAAAAGCGTACAGTTCGTACAGGCCATGCAATATATTGTTTTAGGTTAGGGTGTTGTCTAGAGTATGCGCTGAATGTGTGTAAAATACGAGTAAACTATAAAGCTAAGCgaagaaatatttgtactATATGAGAACgtataaaatacacaaaaattatcTGTAAGATGGCTGAgtgaataaaaaaaacaaaatcaaaattacaTTCTAATTATTCTTTGCATTATTAGCTATGGCGGAATGAGTCAAAGCAATATCTTGTACACAAAAATAActataaacgagaagggacgtgtgagacgcttcttacgcgtcacaacttttatacccggcactcagtactacatctgcaacttagcggttatttgtcaaattttacattttttcttcatctgtcatctacatcaacaacactactcac
The sequence above is a segment of the Drosophila subobscura isolate 14011-0131.10 chromosome U, UCBerk_Dsub_1.0, whole genome shotgun sequence genome. Coding sequences within it:
- the LOC117902415 gene encoding transcription factor HNF-4 homolog isoform X1 yields the protein MVRKSGRVKISSRDRAAPSGGNILLRGKSVDSAAVALPAAASLTRRRRRRRDSSASHTASSDESESHIMHADALASGYPPASQPHSPIGHALSPNGVGLGLSNSSNQSSENFALCNGSGNGNGAGSGTPSNNNNVYSPNNNHSGGGSSSGGAGVGGATSQQQQLQGQQQQAQSPTVCAICGDRATGKHYGASSCDGCKGFFRRSVRKNHQYTCRFSRNCVVDKDKRNQCRYCRLRKCFKAGMKKEAVQNERDRISCRRTSNDDPDPGNGLSVISLVKAENESRQSKAGAAMEPNINEDLSTKQFASINDVCESMKQQLLTLVEWAKQIPAFNELQLDDQVALLRAHAGEHLLLGLSRRSMHLKDVLLLSNNCVITRHCPDPGVSPNLDISRIGARIIDELVTVMRDIGIDDTEFACIKALVFFDPNAKGLNEPHRIKSLRHQILNNLEDYISDRQYESRGRFGEILLILPVLQSITWQMIEQIQFAKIFGVAHIDSLLQEMLLGGELADNPLPLSPPNQSNDYQSPTHATNLDGSQVNSTLDTLASATIAASQALDLDVQHIQALIEANNDDSFRAYSANTAAAAASSSSTPTAVAPASISPPLNSPKSQQQQQQNQLQSTSHQQQQQQQQQDRPYMDAAVKHYNGSRSSASLQPHHSPQRMHPYQRTVTSPVDGLGLRNPADITLNEYNRSEGSSAEELLRRTPLKIRPPELLTAPSGYGMEPCRMTLKQEPETGY
- the LOC117902415 gene encoding transcription factor HNF-4 homolog isoform X3 encodes the protein MKHPQDLRITDGQQLLKINKVEEMEHELHESESESHIMHADALASGYPPASQPHSPIGHALSPNGVGLGLSNSSNQSSENFALCNGSGNGNGAGSGTPSNNNNVYSPNNNHSGGGSSSGGAGVGGATSQQQQLQGQQQQAQSPTVCAICGDRATGKHYGASSCDGCKGFFRRSVRKNHQYTCRFSRNCVVDKDKRNQCRYCRLRKCFKAGMKKEAVQNERDRISCRRTSNDDPDPGNGLSVISLVKAENESRQSKAGAAMEPNINEDLSTKQFASINDVCESMKQQLLTLVEWAKQIPAFNELQLDDQVALLRAHAGEHLLLGLSRRSMHLKDVLLLSNNCVITRHCPDPGVSPNLDISRIGARIIDELVTVMRDIGIDDTEFACIKALVFFDPNAKGLNEPHRIKSLRHQILNNLEDYISDRQYESRGRFGEILLILPVLQSITWQMIEQIQFAKIFGVAHIDSLLQEMLLGGELADNPLPLSPPNQSNDYQSPTHATNLDGSQVNSTLDTLASATIAASQALDLDVQHIQALIEANNDDSFRAYSANTAAAAASSSSTPTAVAPASISPPLNSPKSQQQQQQNQLQSTSHQQQQQQQQQDRPYMDAAVKHYNGSRSSASLQPHHSPQRMHPYQRTVTSPVDGLGLRNPADITLNEYNRSEGSSAEELLRRTPLKIRPPELLTAPSGYGMEPCRMTLKQEPETGY
- the LOC117902415 gene encoding transcription factor HNF-4 homolog isoform X2; protein product: MYASMLPSLLNMKTENLTNSSYDDAFLLEENLLHMMESESHIMHADALASGYPPASQPHSPIGHALSPNGVGLGLSNSSNQSSENFALCNGSGNGNGAGSGTPSNNNNVYSPNNNHSGGGSSSGGAGVGGATSQQQQLQGQQQQAQSPTVCAICGDRATGKHYGASSCDGCKGFFRRSVRKNHQYTCRFSRNCVVDKDKRNQCRYCRLRKCFKAGMKKEAVQNERDRISCRRTSNDDPDPGNGLSVISLVKAENESRQSKAGAAMEPNINEDLSTKQFASINDVCESMKQQLLTLVEWAKQIPAFNELQLDDQVALLRAHAGEHLLLGLSRRSMHLKDVLLLSNNCVITRHCPDPGVSPNLDISRIGARIIDELVTVMRDIGIDDTEFACIKALVFFDPNAKGLNEPHRIKSLRHQILNNLEDYISDRQYESRGRFGEILLILPVLQSITWQMIEQIQFAKIFGVAHIDSLLQEMLLGGELADNPLPLSPPNQSNDYQSPTHATNLDGSQVNSTLDTLASATIAASQALDLDVQHIQALIEANNDDSFRAYSANTAAAAASSSSTPTAVAPASISPPLNSPKSQQQQQQNQLQSTSHQQQQQQQQQDRPYMDAAVKHYNGSRSSASLQPHHSPQRMHPYQRTVTSPVDGLGLRNPADITLNEYNRSEGSSAEELLRRTPLKIRPPELLTAPSGYGMEPCRMTLKQEPETGY